A portion of the Pseudomonas protegens CHA0 genome contains these proteins:
- a CDS encoding RebB family R body protein, whose product MSTVSPQITDAVTQTNVKVVAEAPAMSMGTIYQSMGQSVAILFQNSVSAQQQQNTLAQAATNQGVMQIYSVDTTAGASATEKVAQGGVADNLTSLLTVLKSFSS is encoded by the coding sequence ATGAGCACAGTCAGTCCGCAAATCACCGATGCCGTCACCCAGACCAACGTCAAGGTCGTCGCCGAAGCGCCAGCCATGTCGATGGGCACCATCTACCAGTCCATGGGCCAGTCCGTGGCCATCCTGTTCCAGAACTCGGTTTCGGCGCAGCAGCAGCAAAACACCCTGGCCCAGGCGGCCACCAACCAGGGCGTGATGCAGATCTACAGCGTCGACACCACCGCCGGTGCGTCGGCCACCGAGAAAGTCGCCCAGGGAGGTGTGGCCGACAACCTCACCAGCCTGTTGACGGTGCTCAAGTCGTTCAGTAGCTGA
- the gabD gene encoding NADP-dependent succinate-semialdehyde dehydrogenase gives MQLKDAQLFRQQAFIDGAWVDADNGQTIKVNNPATGEILGTVPKMGAAETRRAIEAADKALPAWRALTAKERATKLRRWYELLIENQDDLGRLMTLEQGKPLAEAKGEIAYAASFIEWFAEEAKRIYGDVIPGHQPDKRLIVIKQPIGVTAAITPWNFPAAMITRKAGPALAAGCTMVIKPASQTPFSALALVELAHRAGIPKGVLSVVTGSAGDIGGELTSNPIVRKLSFTGSTEIGRQLMAECAKDIKKVSLELGGNAPFIVFDDADLDKAVEGAIISKYRNNGQTCVCANRLYIQDSVYDAFAEKLKAAVAKLKIGNGLEEGTTTGPLIDEKAVAKVQEHIADALKKGATLLAGGKSMEGNFFEPTILVNVPKDAAVAKEETFGPLAPLFRFKDEAEVIAMSNDTEFGLASYFYARDLGRVFRVAEALEYGMVGVNTGLISNEVAPFGGIKASGLGREGSKYGIEDYLEIKYLCLGI, from the coding sequence ATGCAGCTCAAAGACGCCCAGTTGTTCCGCCAACAAGCCTTCATCGATGGAGCTTGGGTCGACGCGGACAACGGCCAGACGATCAAGGTCAACAACCCCGCTACCGGTGAAATCCTCGGTACCGTGCCAAAGATGGGCGCTGCCGAAACCCGCCGCGCCATCGAGGCCGCCGACAAGGCCCTGCCGGCCTGGCGTGCCCTGACCGCCAAGGAGCGCGCCACCAAGCTGCGCCGCTGGTATGAATTGCTGATCGAGAACCAGGACGACCTGGGTCGCCTGATGACCCTGGAGCAGGGTAAGCCGCTGGCCGAAGCCAAGGGCGAAATCGCCTACGCCGCCTCCTTCATCGAATGGTTCGCCGAAGAAGCCAAGCGCATCTACGGCGACGTGATTCCCGGCCACCAGCCCGACAAGCGCCTGATCGTGATCAAGCAGCCGATCGGCGTGACCGCGGCCATCACCCCGTGGAACTTCCCGGCGGCGATGATCACCCGTAAAGCCGGCCCGGCCCTGGCCGCCGGTTGCACCATGGTCATCAAGCCCGCTTCGCAAACCCCGTTCTCGGCCCTGGCCCTGGTGGAACTGGCGCACCGTGCCGGCATCCCGAAAGGCGTGCTGAGTGTGGTCACCGGCAGCGCCGGCGACATCGGCGGCGAGCTCACCAGCAACCCGATCGTGCGCAAGCTGTCGTTCACCGGCTCCACCGAGATCGGTCGCCAGCTGATGGCCGAATGCGCCAAGGACATCAAGAAAGTCTCCCTGGAGCTGGGCGGCAACGCGCCGTTCATCGTGTTCGACGACGCGGACCTGGATAAGGCCGTCGAAGGCGCGATCATCTCCAAGTACCGCAACAACGGCCAGACCTGCGTCTGCGCCAACCGCCTGTACATCCAGGATTCGGTCTATGACGCCTTCGCCGAGAAATTGAAGGCAGCAGTGGCCAAGCTGAAGATCGGCAACGGCCTGGAAGAAGGCACCACCACTGGCCCGCTGATCGACGAAAAAGCCGTGGCCAAGGTCCAGGAACACATCGCCGACGCCCTGAAAAAAGGCGCGACCCTGCTGGCCGGCGGCAAGTCCATGGAAGGCAACTTCTTCGAGCCGACCATCCTGGTCAACGTGCCCAAGGATGCAGCCGTGGCCAAGGAAGAAACCTTTGGCCCACTGGCGCCGCTGTTCCGCTTCAAAGACGAAGCCGAAGTCATCGCCATGTCCAACGACACCGAATTCGGCCTGGCCTCGTACTTCTATGCCCGCGACCTGGGCCGTGTGTTCCGTGTGGCCGAGGCCCTGGAATACGGCATGGTCGGGGTCAACACCGGCCTGATCTCCAACGAAGTGGCGCCGTTCGGCGGCATCAAGGCCTCGGGCCTGGGCCGTGAAGGTTCCAAGTACGGGATCGAGGATTACCTGGAAATCAAATACCTCTGCCTGGGTATCTGA
- the gabT gene encoding 4-aminobutyrate--2-oxoglutarate transaminase — protein MSKTNASLMKRREAAVPRGVGQIHPIFADSAKNATVTDVEGREFIDFAGGIAVLNTGHVHPKIIAAVTEQLNKLTHTCFQVLAYEPYVELCEKINAKVPGDFAKKTLLVTTGSEAVENAVKIARAATGRAGVIAFTGAYHGRTMMTLGLTGKVVPYSAGMGLMPGGIFRALYPNELHGVSIDDSIASIERIFKNDAEPRDIAAIIIEPVQGEGGFYVAPKEFMKRLRALCDQHGILLIADEVQTGAGRTGTFFAMEQMGVTADLTTFAKSIAGGFPLAGVCGKAEYMDAIAPGGLGGTYAGSPIACAAALAVMEVFEEEHLLDRCKAVGERLVTGLKAIQAKYPVIGEVRALGAMIAVELFENGDSHKPNAAAVAQVVAKARDKGLILLSCGTYGNVLRVLVPLTSPDAQLDKGLAIIEECFAEL, from the coding sequence ATGAGCAAGACCAACGCATCTTTGATGAAACGCCGTGAAGCCGCTGTACCGCGCGGTGTTGGCCAGATTCACCCGATCTTCGCCGACAGCGCGAAGAACGCCACCGTCACCGACGTTGAAGGCCGCGAGTTCATCGACTTCGCCGGCGGTATCGCGGTACTGAACACCGGTCACGTGCACCCGAAGATCATCGCCGCGGTGACCGAGCAACTGAACAAGCTGACCCACACCTGCTTCCAGGTCCTGGCCTACGAGCCTTACGTGGAGCTGTGCGAGAAAATCAACGCCAAGGTGCCAGGTGATTTCGCCAAGAAAACCCTGCTGGTGACCACCGGTTCCGAAGCCGTAGAGAACGCCGTGAAGATCGCCCGTGCCGCCACTGGCCGCGCCGGCGTGATCGCCTTCACCGGCGCCTACCACGGCCGCACCATGATGACCCTGGGCCTGACCGGCAAGGTCGTGCCTTACTCGGCCGGCATGGGCCTGATGCCAGGCGGCATCTTCCGCGCGCTGTACCCGAATGAACTGCACGGCGTGAGCATCGACGACTCCATCGCCAGCATCGAGCGCATCTTCAAGAACGACGCCGAGCCTCGTGATATCGCCGCGATCATCATCGAGCCGGTGCAGGGCGAAGGCGGCTTCTACGTCGCGCCCAAAGAGTTCATGAAGCGCCTGCGCGCCCTGTGCGACCAGCACGGCATCCTGCTGATCGCTGACGAAGTGCAGACCGGCGCTGGCCGTACCGGCACCTTCTTCGCCATGGAACAGATGGGCGTTACCGCCGACCTGACCACCTTCGCCAAGTCCATCGCCGGCGGCTTCCCGCTGGCCGGTGTCTGCGGCAAGGCCGAGTACATGGACGCCATCGCTCCAGGCGGCCTGGGCGGCACCTACGCCGGTAGCCCGATCGCCTGTGCGGCGGCCCTGGCGGTGATGGAAGTGTTCGAGGAAGAGCACCTGCTGGATCGCTGCAAGGCTGTTGGCGAGCGCCTGGTGACCGGCCTCAAGGCCATCCAGGCCAAGTACCCGGTGATCGGTGAAGTGCGTGCCCTGGGCGCGATGATCGCGGTGGAGCTGTTCGAAAACGGCGACAGCCACAAGCCGAACGCCGCTGCCGTGGCCCAGGTCGTGGCCAAGGCTCGCGACAAGGGGCTGATCCTGCTGTCCTGCGGCACCTACGGCAACGTTCTGCGGGTTCTGGTACCGCTGACCTCGCCGGATGCCCAGCTGGACAAAGGCCTGGCCATCATCGAAGAGTGCTTCGCTGAACTCTGA
- a CDS encoding RebB family R body protein, with translation MPLVNEQITDAVTQTNVKVVAEAPAMAMGTIYQSMAQATAILFQNSVSAQQQQNTLAQAATNQGVMQIYSVDTTAGAAATEKVAQGGVSDNLTSLLTVLKSFQS, from the coding sequence ATGCCACTTGTAAACGAACAAATCACCGATGCCGTCACCCAGACCAACGTCAAGGTCGTCGCCGAAGCGCCGGCCATGGCGATGGGCACCATCTACCAATCCATGGCCCAGGCCACCGCGATCCTGTTCCAGAACTCGGTCTCGGCGCAGCAGCAGCAAAACACCCTGGCCCAGGCGGCCACCAACCAGGGCGTGATGCAGATCTACAGCGTCGACACCACCGCCGGGGCGGCGGCCACCGAAAAAGTCGCCCAGGGCGGGGTCTCCGACAACCTCACCAGCCTGTTGACGGTTCTCAAGTCCTTTCAGAGCTGA
- a CDS encoding RebB family R body protein — MPDPMVNSQITDAVTQTNVKVVAEAPAQAIASLYQVASHSAGLSLQNAVNSQQALNQISNAVVSKAVALIMAIGE, encoded by the coding sequence ATGCCCGATCCAATGGTCAACTCGCAGATCACCGATGCCGTCACCCAGACCAACGTCAAGGTCGTGGCCGAGGCTCCGGCCCAGGCCATCGCCTCGCTGTACCAGGTGGCCAGCCACTCGGCCGGCCTGTCGCTGCAGAACGCGGTCAACAGCCAGCAGGCGCTCAACCAGATCTCCAATGCGGTGGTGTCCAAGGCCGTGGCGCTGATCATGGCGATTGGCGAGTAG
- a CDS encoding response regulator gives MTAVDLPAVPRVLIAEADPWSRDLLKQVLLNVRCDARLDLCADGQEAMDLLSAKPYDLIIADWELPGIDGLSLLRAVRQRKRNPVQPFILLSVRSDSASVREALPLAPTAYLTKPLNMEGLTQRLQGLLLDAGQEVSCEVPALAPGMTLWPFLERRRDVADGAPLLTDVQLAVKRSLNPEGLDLKVLEEEIRTDPQVTAVLIAAANSAAQHHGDGVQTLSQALHRLGTGQSMNLILGLTLKRSARLSDPALADYAERYWELSLHTAEYGRTLARLLDLDQERCYCAGLLHRLGDLALLRCLQEWKQAGGELDDQEEIGDALERFGAAYGSALRTRWRMPLELRELIASIYQLGGGVYSREALVMNLAAQLARLTEHEGVEEIARCKTARLLKVGLPELTRLRKG, from the coding sequence ATGACCGCTGTTGATTTACCCGCTGTACCTCGCGTGCTGATTGCCGAGGCTGATCCCTGGTCTCGTGATTTGCTCAAGCAAGTGCTGTTGAACGTGCGCTGTGATGCGCGTCTGGACTTGTGTGCCGACGGTCAGGAGGCCATGGACCTGCTGAGCGCCAAACCCTATGACCTGATCATTGCCGATTGGGAGCTGCCGGGCATCGATGGCCTGTCGCTGCTGCGCGCGGTGCGCCAGCGCAAGCGCAACCCGGTGCAGCCGTTCATCCTGCTGAGCGTGCGCAGCGACAGCGCCAGCGTGCGCGAGGCCTTGCCCCTGGCGCCCACTGCCTACCTGACCAAGCCCCTGAACATGGAAGGGCTGACCCAGCGCCTGCAGGGCCTGCTGCTGGACGCCGGCCAGGAAGTCTCCTGCGAGGTGCCGGCCCTGGCGCCGGGCATGACCCTGTGGCCCTTTCTCGAACGCCGGCGCGATGTGGCCGACGGCGCGCCGCTGCTCACCGATGTGCAACTGGCGGTCAAGCGCAGCCTCAACCCCGAAGGCCTGGATCTCAAGGTGCTGGAGGAAGAGATCCGCACCGATCCCCAGGTCACCGCGGTGCTGATCGCTGCAGCCAACAGCGCCGCGCAGCACCATGGCGACGGCGTGCAGACCCTGTCCCAGGCCCTGCATCGGCTGGGCACCGGGCAGAGCATGAACCTGATCCTCGGCCTGACCCTCAAGCGCAGCGCGCGCCTGAGCGATCCGGCCCTGGCCGACTATGCCGAGCGCTATTGGGAGCTGTCCCTGCATACCGCGGAATACGGCCGGACCCTGGCGCGCCTGCTGGACCTGGACCAGGAGCGCTGCTACTGCGCCGGGCTACTGCATCGCCTGGGCGACCTGGCGCTGCTGCGTTGCCTGCAGGAGTGGAAACAGGCCGGCGGCGAACTGGACGACCAGGAAGAAATCGGCGATGCCCTGGAGCGCTTTGGCGCGGCCTACGGCTCGGCGCTGCGGACCCGCTGGCGCATGCCCCTGGAACTGCGGGAACTGATTGCCTCGATCTACCAGTTGGGCGGTGGGGTGTATTCCCGCGAGGCACTGGTGATGAACCTGGCGGCGCAGCTGGCGCGGCTGACCGAGCACGAAGGGGTGGAAGAGATCGCGCGCTGCAAGACCGCGCGGCTGCTGAAGGTCGGGCTGCCGGAACTGACCCGTCTGCGCAAGGGCTGA
- a CDS encoding sulfate ABC transporter substrate-binding protein: MSSIRRYALAALASAVFAGSAVAKDYELLNVSYDPTRELYQDYNAEFVNFWKKDHPGDNVKIQQSHGGSGKQGRAVIDGLRADVVTLALAGDIDEIAKLGKTLPADWQKRLPDASTPYTSTIVFLVRKGNPKGIKDWGDLIKKDVSVITPNPKTSGGARWNFLAAWAYGLKAGGSEAKAQEYVKELFKHVPVLDTGARGSTITFVNNGQGDVLLAWENEAFLALKEDGGADKFDIVVPSLSILAEPPVAVVDKNAEKKGNTQIAEAYLKHLYSPAGQEIAAKNFYRPRDKDIAAKYAQQFPKLDLVTIDKDFGGWKTAQPKFFNDGGVFDQIYTAQ; encoded by the coding sequence ATGTCGTCGATTCGCCGTTATGCCCTGGCCGCCCTCGCCAGCGCCGTTTTCGCCGGTTCCGCCGTTGCCAAGGACTATGAGCTGCTCAATGTGTCCTATGACCCGACCCGTGAGCTGTACCAGGATTACAACGCCGAGTTCGTGAACTTCTGGAAGAAGGACCACCCGGGCGACAACGTGAAGATCCAGCAATCCCACGGTGGCTCGGGCAAGCAGGGCCGGGCGGTGATCGACGGCCTGCGCGCCGACGTGGTGACCCTGGCCCTGGCCGGTGACATCGACGAAATCGCCAAGCTCGGCAAGACCCTGCCGGCGGACTGGCAGAAACGCCTGCCCGATGCCAGTACCCCCTACACCTCGACCATCGTGTTCCTGGTGCGCAAGGGCAACCCCAAGGGCATCAAGGATTGGGGCGACCTGATCAAGAAAGACGTCTCGGTGATCACCCCGAACCCGAAAACCTCCGGTGGTGCACGCTGGAACTTCCTCGCCGCCTGGGCCTACGGCCTGAAGGCCGGTGGCAGTGAGGCCAAAGCTCAGGAATACGTGAAGGAGCTGTTCAAGCACGTACCGGTACTGGACACCGGGGCCCGCGGCTCGACCATCACCTTCGTCAACAACGGTCAGGGCGACGTGCTGCTGGCCTGGGAAAACGAAGCTTTCCTGGCCCTCAAGGAAGACGGCGGCGCCGACAAGTTCGATATCGTCGTACCTTCGCTGTCGATCCTCGCCGAGCCGCCAGTGGCGGTGGTGGACAAGAACGCCGAGAAGAAAGGCAACACCCAGATCGCCGAGGCCTACCTCAAGCACCTGTACAGCCCGGCCGGCCAGGAAATTGCCGCGAAGAACTTCTACCGCCCACGGGACAAGGACATCGCCGCCAAATATGCCCAGCAGTTCCCGAAACTGGACCTGGTAACTATCGACAAGGACTTCGGCGGCTGGAAAACTGCCCAACCGAAATTCTTCAATGACGGTGGCGTGTTCGACCAGATCTACACGGCGCAATAA
- a CDS encoding RNA polymerase sigma factor, whose product MNCSMPGGLQAGLSDQLFEASWRAVLPGLQRRARQLARGNADGAQEWLAATAIKALLFFRRSPERIRDPQGFLFLVLDHVFVDSCRRQAREQRLFVDFAGLEDDPLQQLEAPQMSVLDQVELLETLALLSRRVAQLPPKKRRLFELKFVDDLPYPHIAAELGMNQPLARKYVQLLRAQLR is encoded by the coding sequence ATGAACTGTTCCATGCCGGGCGGTCTGCAAGCGGGCCTGTCGGACCAACTGTTCGAAGCCAGCTGGAGGGCGGTATTGCCCGGTTTGCAGCGCCGCGCCCGGCAGTTGGCGCGGGGCAACGCCGATGGTGCCCAAGAGTGGCTGGCGGCCACGGCGATCAAGGCGCTGCTGTTCTTTCGCCGCTCGCCGGAGCGGATTCGCGACCCCCAGGGCTTTCTGTTCCTGGTGCTCGATCATGTGTTTGTCGACAGCTGCCGCCGGCAGGCCCGGGAGCAGCGCCTGTTTGTGGATTTCGCCGGGCTTGAGGATGACCCGCTGCAGCAGCTGGAGGCCCCGCAGATGTCGGTGCTCGACCAGGTGGAGTTGCTGGAAACCCTGGCCCTGCTCAGTCGACGGGTGGCGCAACTGCCGCCGAAGAAGCGCCGCCTCTTTGAACTAAAGTTTGTCGACGACCTGCCCTATCCCCACATCGCCGCCGAGCTGGGCATGAACCAGCCCTTGGCGCGCAAGTATGTGCAGCTGTTGCGGGCGCAGTTGCGTTGA
- the desA gene encoding delta-9 fatty acid desaturase DesA: protein MWYEGLLGLSAWQLVAVTLLMTHVTIVAVTVYLHRYSAHRSLELNAGLKHFFRFWLWLTTAQNTREWTAIHRKHHAKCETADDPHSPVVKGLSTVLRKGAELYREEAKNPETLRIYGKNCPEDWIERNLYSRYKLGGVALMAAIDLLLFGTIGITIWAIQMMWIPFWAAGVINGLGHAVGYRNFECRDAATNLVPWGIIVGGEELHNNHHTYPNSAKLSVKKWEFDLGWAWIKVFSFLRLARVQRVAPIAHRVEGKGHLDMDTAMAILNNRFQIMAQYRKLVIGPLVKQELAKVDHSVRHQFHRAKRLLSRETSLLEDRHHLRIQSMLEHSQALKVIYEKRLALQQIWVKTSSNGHDMLAAIKDWVHEAEASGIQSLRDFAHQLKTYSLRPTTA from the coding sequence ATGTGGTACGAAGGTTTACTTGGCTTGTCCGCCTGGCAACTGGTGGCAGTCACCCTGTTGATGACCCACGTGACCATTGTCGCGGTCACGGTCTATCTGCATCGCTATTCCGCGCACCGTTCCCTGGAACTCAACGCCGGCCTGAAACATTTCTTCCGCTTCTGGCTGTGGCTGACCACGGCGCAGAACACCCGCGAGTGGACCGCCATCCACCGCAAGCACCACGCCAAGTGCGAAACCGCCGACGACCCCCACAGCCCGGTGGTCAAGGGCCTGTCCACCGTGCTGCGCAAGGGCGCCGAGCTGTATCGCGAAGAGGCGAAGAACCCGGAGACCCTGCGCATCTACGGCAAGAACTGCCCGGAAGACTGGATCGAACGCAACCTCTACAGCCGCTACAAGCTGGGCGGCGTGGCGCTGATGGCAGCCATCGACCTGCTGCTGTTCGGCACCATCGGCATCACCATCTGGGCCATCCAGATGATGTGGATTCCGTTCTGGGCCGCCGGGGTCATCAATGGCCTGGGGCATGCGGTGGGCTACCGCAACTTCGAATGCCGCGACGCCGCCACCAACCTGGTGCCCTGGGGCATCATCGTCGGCGGCGAAGAGCTGCACAACAACCACCACACCTACCCCAACTCGGCCAAGCTCTCGGTGAAGAAGTGGGAGTTCGACCTGGGCTGGGCCTGGATCAAGGTCTTCAGCTTCCTGCGTCTGGCCAGGGTCCAGCGCGTGGCGCCCATCGCCCACCGAGTCGAAGGCAAGGGCCACCTGGACATGGACACCGCCATGGCCATCCTCAACAACCGGTTCCAGATCATGGCCCAGTACCGCAAGCTGGTGATCGGCCCGCTGGTGAAACAGGAACTGGCCAAGGTCGATCATTCGGTGCGCCACCAGTTCCACCGCGCCAAGCGCCTGCTGTCCCGGGAAACCAGCCTGCTGGAAGACCGCCACCACCTGCGCATCCAGAGCATGCTGGAGCACAGCCAGGCCTTGAAGGTGATCTACGAGAAGCGTCTGGCCCTGCAGCAGATCTGGGTCAAGACCAGCTCCAACGGCCACGACATGCTCGCGGCCATCAAGGATTGGGTACACGAGGCCGAGGCCAGCGGCATTCAGTCCCTGCGTGATTTCGCCCATCAGCTCAAGACCTATTCCCTGCGCCCCACCACCGCCTGA
- a CDS encoding GGDEF domain-containing protein has protein sequence MVNKNPHTPSALPQWPEAAQTLMALMHAQGEVARLTEREQLFSSLLVSVNAVLWAFDWDSRQVLYVSPAYERIFGRPAGLLLADCNQWRDSIYPDDLEYAERSLAQVLEKGAVEDREYRIIDAQGQVRWLSDKCFINRNAEPGQRLIVVGIAEDITEKKQLETELQRLATTDVLTQSSNRRHFFECANREFEQARLQGSSLAFLLLDIDDFKVINDTYGHPEGDIVLQRIAESGRAALRRGDLFGRIGGEEFAAVFPGCTADMARQVAERLQREIQRQNFSHQGQTFTITVSQGLTGLLAEDESLDNLFARADSAMYEAKRQGKNRIITG, from the coding sequence ATGGTCAACAAGAACCCACACACTCCCTCTGCGCTTCCACAGTGGCCCGAAGCCGCGCAAACCCTGATGGCCCTGATGCATGCACAGGGCGAAGTGGCCCGCCTGACCGAACGCGAGCAGCTGTTCAGCTCGCTGCTGGTCAGTGTCAACGCGGTGCTCTGGGCCTTCGACTGGGACAGCCGCCAGGTGCTGTACGTCAGCCCGGCCTATGAACGGATCTTCGGTCGCCCCGCAGGCCTGCTCCTGGCGGACTGCAATCAATGGCGCGACAGCATCTACCCCGATGACCTGGAGTACGCCGAGCGCAGCCTGGCCCAGGTCCTGGAAAAGGGCGCGGTGGAAGATCGCGAATACCGCATCATCGATGCCCAGGGCCAGGTGCGCTGGCTCAGCGACAAATGCTTCATCAACCGCAATGCCGAGCCCGGGCAACGCCTGATCGTGGTCGGCATCGCCGAAGACATCACCGAAAAGAAGCAGCTGGAAACCGAGTTGCAACGCCTGGCCACCACCGACGTGCTGACCCAGAGCAGCAACCGTCGGCACTTCTTCGAATGCGCCAACCGCGAGTTCGAGCAGGCGCGCCTGCAAGGTTCGTCCCTGGCCTTCCTGCTGCTGGATATCGATGACTTCAAAGTGATCAACGACACCTACGGCCACCCCGAAGGCGACATCGTCCTGCAGCGCATCGCCGAAAGCGGGCGCGCGGCCCTGCGTCGCGGCGACCTGTTCGGGCGGATCGGTGGCGAGGAGTTCGCCGCGGTTTTTCCCGGCTGCACCGCGGACATGGCGCGCCAGGTGGCCGAGCGCCTGCAACGGGAGATCCAGCGCCAGAATTTCAGCCACCAGGGCCAGACGTTCACCATCACCGTGAGCCAGGGCCTGACCGGCCTGCTGGCGGAAGACGAAAGCCTGGACAACCTGTTCGCCCGCGCCGACAGCGCCATGTACGAAGCCAAGCGCCAGGGCAAGAACCGCATCATCACCGGATAA
- the oscA gene encoding sulfur starvation response protein OscA, producing MSASLRSVDGQDEATILREIQSALRDLRFGAVEITVHNAQVVQIERKEKFRLQQPGHKPS from the coding sequence ATGAGCGCATCTCTACGTAGCGTTGACGGCCAGGACGAAGCAACCATCTTGCGGGAAATTCAAAGCGCACTGCGCGACCTGCGCTTCGGTGCGGTGGAAATCACCGTGCACAACGCCCAGGTCGTGCAGATCGAACGCAAGGAAAAATTCCGTCTGCAGCAGCCCGGCCACAAACCGAGTTGA
- the dibA gene encoding phosphodiesterase DibA: protein MSVSYRNGLRAALLYLLLSLVWLQFSGYLLSSFFDEFSDRAHWQLVGGYAWAVVSAVLIFFARARLLRVLGADRWLRHQQKDRERLRQAAAVFDCTREGVLVSDTQGQIVHVNRAFIEITGYQREEVLGRQPSLFKSGHHSAQFYQSMFDSLQKTDEWSGEIWNRRKSGEIYPQWQTIRAIRDEQGELTHYVAVFSDISAIKDSEHELAHLAHHDPLTDLPNRLLFTDRAEQALASAQIHKRGCAMLMIDLDHFKMINDSLGHNVGDQLLKAVAERLGGMFGPGITLARLGGDEFAVLAESCPQLVQAAALAQRIIDGLKEPFQLGEQQVVINASIGISLFPSDALSASQLLRNADAALFKAKSAGRNGYALYTEELTAHAQQRVEIAFELRRALDQQELRVYYQPVHDLKTSRLVGVEALVRWEHPERGLVSPAEFIPIAERTGMIAEIDAWVMQQACRQMCQWQADGVVLSFIAVNVSTRLFARSELYQQVAQVLHETGLDPAYLELEVTESAVMDDPEVALEQMHRLRELGIRLAIDDFGTGYSSLLRLKRLPVQKLKIDQGFVAGLPFDEDDAAISRVIIALAQSMGMQVHAEGIEQVEQARFLLEHACDLGQGYWFGRPMPAAQLVWSNAPQIR, encoded by the coding sequence ATGTCGGTTTCTTATCGCAATGGTTTGCGTGCCGCGCTGCTCTATCTGCTGTTGTCGCTGGTCTGGTTGCAGTTCAGTGGTTACTTATTGAGCAGTTTCTTCGATGAGTTTTCCGATCGGGCCCATTGGCAACTGGTTGGCGGCTATGCCTGGGCGGTGGTCAGCGCGGTGCTGATCTTCTTCGCCCGGGCCCGTCTGCTGCGGGTGTTGGGGGCCGATCGCTGGCTGCGCCACCAGCAGAAGGACCGCGAGCGCCTGCGCCAGGCGGCGGCGGTGTTCGACTGCACCCGCGAAGGGGTGCTGGTGAGCGATACCCAGGGGCAGATCGTCCACGTCAACCGCGCCTTCATCGAAATCACCGGCTACCAGCGCGAAGAGGTGCTGGGCCGCCAGCCGAGCCTGTTCAAGTCCGGGCATCATTCGGCGCAGTTCTATCAATCGATGTTCGACTCGTTGCAGAAGACCGATGAGTGGAGCGGCGAAATCTGGAATCGGCGCAAGAGCGGCGAGATCTACCCGCAATGGCAGACCATCCGCGCGATCCGCGATGAGCAGGGCGAGCTGACTCATTACGTTGCGGTATTTTCCGACATCAGCGCGATCAAGGATTCCGAGCACGAGCTGGCTCACCTGGCCCATCACGATCCGCTGACCGACCTGCCCAACCGCCTGCTGTTCACCGACCGTGCCGAACAGGCCCTGGCTTCGGCGCAGATCCACAAGCGCGGCTGCGCCATGCTGATGATCGATCTGGACCACTTCAAGATGATCAACGACAGCCTGGGGCACAACGTCGGCGACCAACTGCTCAAGGCGGTGGCCGAGCGCCTGGGCGGGATGTTCGGCCCGGGCATCACCCTGGCGCGCCTGGGCGGCGACGAGTTCGCGGTGCTGGCCGAAAGCTGCCCGCAGCTGGTGCAGGCGGCGGCCCTGGCCCAGCGCATCATCGACGGCCTCAAGGAGCCCTTCCAGCTCGGCGAGCAGCAGGTGGTGATCAACGCCAGTATCGGTATCAGCCTGTTTCCCAGCGACGCGTTGAGTGCCAGCCAACTGCTGCGCAACGCCGATGCGGCGCTGTTCAAGGCCAAAAGCGCCGGGCGCAACGGTTACGCCCTGTACACCGAGGAGCTCACCGCCCATGCCCAGCAGCGGGTGGAAATCGCCTTCGAGCTGCGCCGCGCCCTGGACCAGCAGGAACTGCGGGTCTATTACCAGCCGGTGCACGACCTCAAGACCAGCCGCCTGGTAGGCGTCGAGGCCCTGGTGCGCTGGGAGCATCCCGAGCGCGGGCTGGTGTCGCCGGCGGAGTTCATACCGATTGCCGAGCGCACCGGGATGATCGCCGAGATCGATGCCTGGGTCATGCAGCAGGCTTGCCGGCAGATGTGCCAGTGGCAGGCCGATGGCGTGGTGCTGTCGTTTATCGCGGTGAATGTCTCGACCCGCCTGTTCGCCCGCAGCGAGCTGTACCAGCAGGTGGCCCAGGTGCTGCACGAGACCGGGCTGGATCCGGCCTACCTGGAGCTGGAAGTCACCGAAAGCGCGGTGATGGACGATCCCGAAGTGGCCCTGGAGCAGATGCACCGTTTGCGCGAGCTGGGTATTCGCCTGGCCATCGACGACTTCGGCACGGGCTACTCCTCCCTGCTGCGGCTCAAGCGCCTGCCGGTGCAGAAGCTCAAGATCGACCAGGGTTTTGTCGCCGGCCTGCCGTTCGACGAGGACGATGCAGCGATATCCCGGGTCATCATTGCCCTGGCCCAGAGCATGGGCATGCAGGTGCATGCCGAGGGTATCGAGCAGGTGGAACAGGCGCGTTTCCTTCTGGAGCACGCCTGCGACCTGGGCCAGGGCTACTGGTTCGGCCGGCCGATGCCGGCGGCGCAACTGGTCTGGAGCAACGCCCCGCAGATCCGTTGA